ATATGAATAATGAAAAGGAAGTAGTTTTAGCAGCAGCTAGAGATTTGGCACCAGGTGAACAAGATGCTTACTACACAAGTTCTATACTGTATGTTTGGGAACCGCTAATAGGCTTGGGTGATGATGGAAAACCAAAGGCAGAACTTGCAGAAAAATGGTCAAATTCAGCTGATTATAAAGAATGGACATTTACAATAAAGAAAGGTGTAAAATTCCATGATGGTGTAGATTTGAATGCAGATTCAGTAGTAAAAAACTTTGAACGTTATATGAATATGAAGACAAAATCATCACCTTTTTATTCGTTTGATATAGAAAAGACATATCCTAATTTACAAAGTGTGGATAAAGTTTCAGACTATGAAGTAAAACTTACTTTTAGTAAACCAATATCAACTTTAATATACAACATGGCTAGATTTGGAAGTGCTATGTATAGTCCAGAGTGTTTTGATATAAAGACTGGAGATTTTACTAAATATGCACAAGGAACAGGTCCATTTAAGATAAAAGAAAGAGAAAAAGAACAATTTGTTTCGTTAGAGAGAAATCAAGATTATTATGGAGATAAAAGTAAAGTTAAAAATGTAAGAGTAAATGTAATTAAAGATGCACAAACTCGTTATACAGCACTTAAATCAGAGGAAATTATGGGTGTTATGGATTTGGGAGCTATTACTCCAGAGCTAGCTAGTGAGTTAATAGAAGATGAAAACTTTGAGGTTAAATCATCTCCATCAACAATAACTCAATTTGTATCTACAAATGGAACTAGGGCACCATTTAATAATGTTAAGATAAAAGAAGCATTAAGT
This sequence is a window from Clostridioides difficile. Protein-coding genes within it:
- a CDS encoding ABC transporter substrate-binding protein, which encodes MRKISKGKLSSIILAVMLMLSLVTGCSKPEENNDVSNMNNEKEVVLAAARDLAPGEQDAYYTSSILYVWEPLIGLGDDGKPKAELAEKWSNSADYKEWTFTIKKGVKFHDGVDLNADSVVKNFERYMNMKTKSSPFYSFDIEKTYPNLQSVDKVSDYEVKLTFSKPISTLIYNMARFGSAMYSPECFDIKTGDFTKYAQGTGPFKIKEREKEQFVSLERNQDYYGDKSKVKNVRVNVIKDAQTRYTALKSEEIMGVMDLGAITPELASELIEDENFEVKSSPSTITQFVSTNGTRAPFNNVKIKEALSLLLDRETIVNKFYGGYGTPTINILNQGSPFAKEIKPVYDAEKAKKIIKDELKGETKELEFIIPSYGVDRYPYKTVAEYIQSVLSEVGLNSKITILDGAAFKEAQKTGNYDIALHTQGLPNAEPFSIFDSYMRSTGSSNIAYSLGYKNERADELIGQLEKTMDLDERSKIYDELQDISAEHPSAIPLFEDVNLIAYNKKITGYKPTLYGTTLANMEWSK